In a genomic window of Arthrobacter woluwensis:
- a CDS encoding TetR/AcrR family transcriptional regulator C-terminal domain-containing protein: MIVERHSASAAALSSGGERGRATRNRLMATAARLCSERRSLDVSVAEIAREAGVFPNQVTYHFGSKDSLLLQAAFLVLLQETRRVERIGRQAPDAGAFRRNISRAVLALPALPLVAKALATGVAKPELAPVVDHHLHLLFRQSERFLRQQIDGRGWVTARPLEAEARTFWSTALGAALLARAGADGTADDLDLAGVLSVRDGSEPLD; this comes from the coding sequence ATGATCGTGGAACGACACTCGGCGTCCGCCGCAGCCCTCTCCTCGGGAGGGGAGCGGGGCCGCGCCACCCGGAACCGGCTGATGGCCACCGCCGCACGGCTCTGCTCCGAACGGCGGAGTCTCGACGTGAGCGTGGCGGAGATCGCCCGGGAGGCCGGCGTCTTCCCCAACCAGGTCACGTATCACTTCGGGTCCAAGGACTCCCTGCTCCTGCAGGCCGCCTTCCTGGTACTGCTGCAGGAGACGCGGAGGGTTGAGCGGATCGGGCGGCAGGCCCCCGACGCCGGGGCGTTCCGGCGGAACATATCCCGGGCCGTGCTGGCCCTTCCCGCGCTTCCTCTCGTGGCGAAGGCCCTCGCGACCGGGGTCGCCAAGCCTGAACTCGCTCCCGTGGTCGATCACCACCTGCACCTGCTGTTCCGCCAGTCGGAGCGGTTCCTGCGGCAGCAGATCGACGGCCGGGGGTGGGTGACGGCGCGGCCTCTTGAAGCCGAGGCCCGCACCTTCTGGAGCACGGCGCTGGGGGCGGCGCTCCTCGCCCGGGCCGGCGCCGACGGCACGGCCGATGACCTGGACCTGGCCGGAGTGCTCAGCGTCCGGGACGGGTCTGAGCCGCTGGACTGA
- a CDS encoding beta-ketoacyl-[acyl-carrier-protein] synthase family protein: MESSDVVITGLGAITPLGQDVPSTWAALLAGDSGLGIVTLPGTGVAELAPQVAGRMAADPATLLDPVQAKRLDRSQQAALVATAEAWADAGTPDVDPDRFAVAIGTGIGGVTTLLEQDDVLETSGQRRVSPRTIPMLMPNAAAATASIQYGARGGAYTPVSACSSGAEAIALGARLIRSGEADVVIAGGTEAAIAPITVAGFAQTRALAQPGEDPASASRPFAADRRGFVLSEGAAVVVLESAEHARRRGAAVHAVLAGAGITSDAHHITAPAPDGSGQTAAMCKALAQAGLRPEDISHVNAHATGTPVGDSGEARAIREVFGRATVTAPKAALGHLFGAAGAIEALLAVLSVEHGVVPPTRNLSPGTVDPDIDLDLVVERREAPQDAVLSNSFGFGGQNVSLVVTRA; the protein is encoded by the coding sequence TTGGAATCCTCCGATGTGGTCATCACCGGCCTCGGCGCCATCACTCCCCTGGGCCAGGACGTCCCCTCGACCTGGGCCGCGTTGCTCGCAGGCGACTCCGGGCTGGGCATCGTCACCCTGCCCGGCACCGGGGTCGCGGAACTCGCCCCACAGGTCGCGGGCCGGATGGCGGCGGATCCGGCCACCCTGCTGGATCCCGTCCAGGCCAAGCGTCTCGACCGCTCCCAGCAGGCGGCCCTGGTGGCGACGGCGGAGGCATGGGCGGACGCGGGGACACCCGACGTCGACCCGGACCGTTTCGCCGTCGCCATCGGCACGGGCATCGGCGGGGTGACCACGCTGCTCGAGCAGGACGACGTGCTGGAAACGTCGGGGCAGCGCCGCGTCTCCCCGCGGACGATCCCCATGCTCATGCCCAATGCCGCCGCCGCGACCGCCAGCATCCAGTACGGCGCCCGCGGCGGGGCATACACCCCGGTGTCGGCCTGCTCGTCAGGCGCCGAGGCCATCGCGCTCGGGGCCCGGCTCATCAGGTCCGGAGAGGCGGACGTGGTCATCGCGGGAGGAACCGAGGCCGCCATCGCGCCGATCACCGTGGCCGGATTCGCCCAGACCCGCGCCCTCGCTCAGCCCGGCGAGGACCCCGCCTCCGCCTCGCGGCCCTTCGCCGCCGACCGGCGGGGCTTCGTGCTCTCCGAAGGCGCCGCCGTCGTCGTCCTGGAGAGCGCTGAGCATGCGCGACGCCGCGGGGCTGCGGTTCACGCGGTCTTGGCCGGGGCGGGCATCACCTCCGACGCACACCACATCACAGCCCCGGCTCCCGACGGCTCGGGGCAGACCGCCGCCATGTGCAAGGCCCTCGCCCAGGCCGGGCTGCGCCCGGAGGACATCTCGCACGTCAACGCTCACGCGACCGGGACGCCGGTGGGCGATTCCGGCGAGGCCCGCGCGATCCGCGAAGTCTTCGGACGGGCCACCGTCACCGCGCCGAAAGCCGCCCTGGGCCACCTGTTCGGCGCCGCGGGCGCAATCGAGGCGCTCCTGGCGGTCCTGAGCGTGGAACACGGGGTCGTCCCGCCCACCCGGAACCTCTCTCCGGGCACGGTGGACCCGGACATCGATCTGGATCTCGTGGTCGAGCGCCGGGAGGCTCCTCAGGACGCGGTGCTGAGCAATTCCTTCGGCTTCGGCGGGCAGAACGTGTCCCTCGTGGTCACCCGCGCCTAG